One Novosphingobium sp. 9U genomic window, GCGCGGCGACACGATCACGGCCGAGCGCTACATCTCCAAGGAGTGGATGGACCTGGAGATGAAGAACGTCTGGCCCAAGGTCTGGCACCTGGGCGGCGTTCTGGCGGATCTGGAAGAGCCTGGCGACATCATCCGCCACAACTTCGCCAAGGAGTCGGTCATCATGGTCCGGCAGGAGGACGGCTCTATCCGGGCGTTCTACAACGCTTGCCCGCACCGCGGGAACCGGCTGGTGCTGGGCGAGGCGACCAGCGTGCCCCGGATCGTGTGCAGCTACCACAACTGGACCTTCGATCTCGACGGGACCCTGGCGAAAGTGCAGGATCCCGAGGACTTCGCCGGCGGCAGTCCATGCGGGCGCGTCCACTTGTCCGAGCTGCGCTGCGACACCTGGGGTCCCTTCGTATTCTGGTGCATGGACGACGACGTCGCGCCGCTGCATGAGTGGCTGGCGCCGTTCCCCGAGCGCTTGGCGGGGTATGGTCTCGAGAACTGGGTGCGCGTGCTCAATCTTTCGGTCGATTGCGAGTTCAACTGGAAGATCATCCGCGATAACTTCAACGAGAGCTATCACCTGCCCACCATCCACCCGGAGCTGGCGACCTTCATCAACGATGGCCTTCCCGATACGCTGTTCGAGATGTACCCCTCGGGTCACAATTCGATGTGGATGAAGGGCCATCAGGCGACCACGCGCGTCGACTACCACACTACCGAAGTGCCTGCCCCGCTCGACCAGATCGCGCGGGCCTGGGACATCGATCCGGCCGAGTACCACGGCCGCACCGGCGACCTGCGCGCGGCCGTGATCGAGGCCAAGCGGCGGCTCGGCCCCTCGCGCGGGTTCACCAACTATGACAGCATGACCGACCAGCAACTGGTCGACTACTTCCACTGCACGCTGTTCCCCAACCTCACCCTGACGATGAGCCCGGAGCAGATGCAGGTCCTGCGCACCGAGCCGCACCCGACCGACCCCGAGAAGTGCGTGTTCCAGCACTGGTGCCTCTATCCGCCGGTAGAAGGCATGCGCGAGGTGGAGACACCGATCGGCACCGTGCCGCTCCGGCACGACGCAGTTGCGCGCCACTCCGTCTATGGCGACGGCGTTTCGGTGGGCTTTGTCGCCGATCAGGACCTGTCGATCGGCACCAGCCAGCAGCAGGGCTTGAACTCGCGCGGGTTCAAGGGCTGCATCCTGCCCGATCAGGAGAAGCGCGTGCAGCGCTTCCACGAGTTGCTCAATGACATGGTGCACCCCGGCGCCTGAGGCGCCGGGCTTAGCTCAGAGGGTTACCCCGAAGATCTCTGTCCGGGGCCAACCGTCTTCGCCGTAGACGGGCTCGATGCCGGCGACCGAGTAGATCTGCACCGCAAACCCGGTCAGCTCGAACCGGCCCAGATGCTCGCGCATGGCTTTGTACGAGCTATGCGCGAAGTGCTCGAGCAGCGCGCGTTCGCTCTCCCACTCCTCGTAGACGTGGATCAGGCCAGGATCGAGCGGGTCGACGGCCCAGTTGTATGCCACGCAGCCGTCTTCCTCACGGCTCGAAGCGATGTGTTGCGCGCCGCCGCGGATTATGGCGACGCAAGCCTCCTCGCCTCCGGCAAAGCGGAGCGTTCCGGCGACGATTAGGCGCATGACTGGTCCCCTGTGGTCTGTACCGGAATGGTCTGGATCGGGCGGATGGCGTCGCTCATGTGGATCTCGAGGATCTCGAAGACATTGCCGAAGAAGTCGCGGCAGTAAGTGCCGGCGTAGCCGTGCTTCTGGCCGTCAGCATCGATGGTGATCGTCGAGAGATCGGGCGGCGTGTGCACGTGCAGGCCGGCGGCGACGATGCGCTCATGCACCGCCGCCACATCCTCGACTTGCAGCGCAATATGCGTGTACCCGTATTCGTTGACGCTACGCCCCGGCTGAAGCGGCGCCTGGACGGGTGCGCTGTATTCGAACACCTCGATTTGCAGATTGCCCAGGCGGCAGAAGAACTGGCGCGCGGCGCTGCCCTGCAGACCCACGACCTTGTCGATGAAGGGATTGCCGGACCACTCCATCGGCGCGACCTCCTCTATTGCGCCCAGAATGCCGATGTAGAACGCGCGCGCCTTGGCGAGGTCTGGAACCGAGACGCCGATGTGGTGGATGCCGACGATGCCGGGAAGACTGCTGACCATAGCCTGTTTCCTCTCAGGCCGGGGCCGCTGCAGCCGCCAGTGCGCTGAGGCCGCTGCGACGTGGCGCTGTTGAAACCGCCGCGGTGAGCGCAGCCGTCAGTCCTGCCGCGCCCGACTCGAGCACGACGGCATCGCGTGCCTTGTTGGCCATTTTTTCTCTCCCGCGGCTGTTTTGCGCCGCCTTGATCAGACCTGGCTGAAGCCACCGTCCATCACGAGCTCGTCGCAGGTCATGTAGCTGGACGCGTCGGAGGCGAGGAACACGACGCCGCCCGCCATCTCCTCGGGCCGGCCCAGCCGGCCGATCGGGTGCGAGGCGTTCATCCCGGCCAGCGCCGCGTCGCGCGAGGGTGCGGCGCCCAGCTCGACGTAACGCGCCATGATCGAGTTCAGCATCGGCGTGTCGATGCCGCCCGGATGCACCGAGTTGACGCGAATGTTGTAGCCCAGCGCCGCGAACTCGGCGCCCAGGCACTTGCTGAGCATCTTGATTGCCGCCTTGCTGACGCAATAGGCGGCGTTGAACGCGGCTCCGCGCAAGCCGCCGACGCTGGAGAAATTGATGATCGAGGCGCCGCTGCTGCGGGCCTTGCCGCCTTGCTTCAGCAGGTCGAGCAGCACTTGCGTGCCGATGATGGCGGAGTCCACGTTGATCGCGTTGATCCGGTGGAACTCGGCGAGCGGCGTATCTTCGAACCTGGTGACAATCGAGAAGCCAGCGTTGTTCACCAGCACGTCGAGGCGGCCATAGCGGTCACGCACCAGCTGCTCCACGGCGCGCCAATCGGCTTCGCTGGTGACGTCGTGGCGCACGTAGTGGTCTGCGCTTTCGACCTCGGCGTCGTCCTTCAGGTCGGTCGCGATCACGACTGCGCCCTCGGCCTTCATGGCCTTGACGATCTCGCGGCCGATGCCACCGGCGGCGCCAGTCACGACGGCAACCACGTTGGGGAGGGCGATGGTCATGGTCTGGTGATCTCCGGTGAAGCTATTGCGCGGTCCAGCCGCCATCGATGACCAGCTCGGCGCCGGTCATGTAGGAGCTGTCGCTGGATGCGAGGAAGAATGCGGCACCCGCCAGCTCGGAAGGGTCGGCAAGGCGCCCGATCGGCGTCTTGCCGGCCATCATGTCGACCAGATCCTGCGTCTTCTGAGCGACGCCCTTGTCCACCCAGCGCTGGAAGCCTTCCTGCAGCAAGGGCGTGACGACGAAGCCGGGATGCAGCGAATTGGCGCGGATCGGCATCTTCTTCTCGGCGAATTCCAGCGCGATCGACTTGGTGAACAATCGCACCGCGCCCTTGCTGGCGTTGTATCCCGACACTTCGCTCAGGCCCACCAGACCCATGATCGAGCTGACGTTGATGATCGAGGCGCCGCCTTTCACATCGGCGCCGCTGCGCTCCATCAGCGGCACGAAGGTACGCACGCCCAGGAACACACCATCGACGTTGATGCCCATGATCTTGCGCCAGTCCTCGAGCGAGGTCGTAGCGACGGGGCCGGTCAGATCGATGCCCGCGTTGTTGACCAGCACGTGCAGCTTGCCATGCCGCTCCGTCACGGCGGTGAGCACGCTCTGCCAATCGTCCTCGCTGGTGACGTTCGCCTGCACGTAGCTGGCTGCCTGGCCGAGTCCAGCCAGCGTGCTTGTCACGGCGTCGCTATCGGGTGCCGAAAGGTCGGTCAGCACGACTTCGGCGCCTTCGGCCAGGAAACGCTCGACACAGGCGAGACCGATGCCGCGCAGGCCGCCGGAGACTAGTGCGACACGGCCCTTCAGCCGCTGCGAACCCAGAACGCTCATACGCCGTTCATCCCCGCAGTGGACGCGCCGTCCATGGTGAACTCGCTGCCCGAGCAGAACCGGGCCTCGTCGCTCGCCAGCCACGCCACCATGCCCGCCACCTCGTCGACTTGCGCCATGCGCCCCAATGGCGAGAGGCTCTGGTAGGCGGCGCGGGCGGCAGCAGGATCGGCCGACTTGTCGATCAGGTTTACGATCAAGGCGGTCTCAACCACGCCGGGCAGCACCGCGTTGATCCTGATCTTGTACTTGCGGTTGCCGGCATGGACCGCGGCAGACTTGATCAACGCGATCACGGCGGCCTTGGAGACGGAGTAGGCGCAGAAGTTGCCCATGGCGCGGTGCGCGTTCATCGACGAGTTGACGATGATCGAGCCTTCCGGCCCTTCCGGATTGCGCGCCATCGCCCGCATCGCATGCTGCACGGTCAGCATCACGCCGGTCAGGTTCACGTTCATGACGTTGTTCCAGCCATCGATGGTGATGTCCTCGATGCTGGCGTCACCGCTTTCCGTGCCGGCATTGGCGAAGGCGATGTCGAGCCGTCCGTGCCGTTGCAGGATCGTGTCGATCAGCCCGTCCCACGCCGAGGCGTCGGTCACGTCGTGCTTGATGAACTGCGCGCCGGTTGCTGCGCAGACGGCATCGGCGGCCGCCTGGTTGGAGCCGGTGAACACCACGCTCGCCCCTTCGGCGCAGAGGCGCTCCACCGTTCCCGCGCCGATGCCGGAGGTCCCTCCGGTCACCAGCGCAACCTTGCCTTCAAGCCGCCGCACGGCATTCTCCCGCGTGTTATCTGAGCCTGAACATGATCTATCGCGGCGCCACCCGGCAACCTATGACTTGAGCAAGGTGACGCCCGCTAGGCGATCGGGCAGACATGCCCCCAAACAGAAGTATGCTTTGGGAGTACGAAGCACATGGCCGAGCGCGATCCCGCCCTTGCAACCAAGACACCACCGGAGGCTGCGAACTCGGAAGGCCTCGGCGCCGATCGCAGCAAGGGCATCAGCTGGTCCGAGCTGATGGCGCAGGATTCACGCCCCGCACCCGCGATCCTGACCGAGGAAAGCTATACCTACCGCGGCTCCGAACCGATCCCGGCAGAGCGCTACACCAGCGAGGCGTTCGCCCAGCTGGAGCGCGAGCGGATGTGGCCTTGCGTCTGGCAGTTCGCCGCGCGCGAGGAGGACCTGCCCGAGCCCGGCGACTTCGTGGTCTACGAGAACGCGGGGCGCTCCTACCTCGTCAGCCGGCAGGATGATGGCTCGATCCGGGCCATGCACAACGTCTGCCTTCACCGCGGCCGCAAGCTGCGCACGGAAGAGGGCACGACAGACAAGTTCGTCTGCCCGTTCCATGGCTTTGCCTGGAACAAGGACGGCAGCTTCAACTCGATGCCCTGCCAGTGGGACTTCCCGCACCTGAACGAACAAAGCCTCGACTTGCCCGAGGCGGAGGTGGGCCGCTGGGCTGGCTACGTGTTCATCCGCGAGGAGAAGGGCGGGCCCAGCCTGGAGCAGTTCCTGGCGCCGCTGCCCGAGCACTTCAAGCGATGGCGGCACGAGGAGTGCGCCAGCGTCATGCGCGTCGCCAAGGAGGTCCCGGCCAACTGGAAGGTGGTGATGGAGGCCTTCATGGAGGCCTGGCACACCATCGTCACGCACCCGCAGCTGCTGCCCTTCACCGGCGATTCCAACGCGGCCTACTGGACCTGGGGCGACAACGTGAACGTCAACCTGGTGCCGTTCGGCGTGATGAGCCCGCACATCGAAGAGGGCCAGGGTGAGCAGTGGATCGTCGACCAGTTCATCCGCTACAACGGGCGTTCGGCGGACAACTACGAGGAAGCCGCGCGCGACAACCCGATGGCGATCGCGGTGCCCGAAGGCGTGAGCGCGCGTGCGGCGCTGGGCGAGGCGATGCGCAAGGCCTACACCGCGTCCACCGGCTACGATCATGCCGAGGCGACGGACGCTGAATTGCTCGACGCGCTGGTCTACAACGTGTTCCCGAACTTCTCCCCGTGGGGCGGGTTCATGCCCAACGTCGTCTACAACTGGCGAACCGGCAAGACGCCCGACACCTGCATCATGGAAGTGCGCATCCTTTCGCGCATTCCCAAGGGCCAGCCGATCCCGCGTGGTGCTCCGCTCAAGATGCTGAGGCTCGATCAGAAATGGACCGAGGCGCCCGAGCTCGGCATTCTGGGCGACGTTTTCGAGCAGGACATGGACAATCTGCCGTACGTGCAGGAGGGCCTGCACGTATCCAAGACTGGCAAGATCAACCTGGGCAACTACCAGGAGATCCGCATCCGCCAGTTCCAGGATACGCTGATGAAGTACATCGGCGGTGAACTGGGCGGCTGGAGGCAGGACTGAGCCGATGGCCGATGGGCAAGACGCTGCGGCTCACCCGCCGCGGATCAACTGCGTCCTCGTGTGCGGCGGCGTGTGGCACGACATGGACTTTGCACGCCTCGAACTGCTCAGGCTGCTGAGCGAGGACCCTGCCGTCCGCACTCGCGTGTTTGAGGATTACGAGAACCTCGACGCGCTGCGCCAGGCCGATATCCTGATCACCTATACGTGCGACGTGACGCCTTCACTGGCCGCGCAGGAGGTGCTGCGCGACTGGCTCGCGGCGGGCGGGCGCTGGTACGCGCTGCATGGCACCAACTCGGTCTTGCGCCTGCTGGCGAAGGGACCGGACGCGGGACTGTGGGATGCGCCGCGCTGGGCGCCGCTGTTCATGGACCTGCTCGGCTCGCAGTTCCTCTCTCACCCGCCGATCGCACCCTACACCGTCACCGTTGCCGATCCCAGCCATCCCCTGGTTGCCGGCGTTGAGCCGTTCGAGACCACGGACGAGCTCTACCACATGGAGACACACGGCGACCTGCACGTCCTGCTCGAGACCGAGTGCACGCAGGAGGGCACCGGATTTGTCGAGGCCGCGGATGCGCCGGGCACGCACCCGGTGATGTATCTGAAGGATCATGGCGCAGGCGCGGTGCTCTACAACACGCTCGGCCATTGCCGCGGGCATTACGATCTGCAGCCGATGCTGGACTGGTGGCCCACGGTGGACCGCTGCGCCTGGGACTTGCCGGTGTTCTACGATCTGCTGCGTCGCGGCATCGACTGGCTCAAACAGCGCCAGCGGGTAACCTGAGCAAGCCTCTTCGGGTCGCGCCAGGAGCAGTGGTGGAGTGAAAGAGAAGGGCGGCCGCGTCATCCGAGGCCGCCCTTCAGTCGGGGTGAGCTTGTCAGGCGAGTACGCCGGCGTAGCGGTCCAGCGTCGCCTGCGGGCTCTCGGGCCAGCGCGAGAGGACCAGCAGGCGCTTGTGCCCGGCGCCGATCGCCAGTTCGTCGGTGATGCCCATGCCGCCATGGAACTGGATCATCTCGTGCCCCAGCTCGAGCGAAGTGCGGGCGAGGAACGCGCGGGCGCCCTGGACGGCCTTGCCGAACTCGGCGCTTTCGCTTGAGACCAAGGCAAGGTTGAGAAGGGCCCGGGCCTGCTCGATCACGGCATACTGTGCGACCATGCGGTGCTGGATCGCCTGGAAGGAACCGATCGCCGCGCCGAACTGGCTGCGGGTGCGCAGGTAGTCGATGGTATCGGCGAACAGCCGCTCCATGATCCCGAGCGCTTCGGCGCTGCGGGCCAAGTCGGCCAGCTCGTTCGCGGCGTCGATCGCGGCAAGGCCATCGTCTCCAGCACGGTCGAGCTTGTGATCGTCGCTGATCATCACATCTTCCAGCGTCAAGGCGACGGCCACACTGCCGTCGGCCATGTGCCACGGGCGCAGCGAAGCACCCGGCTGGGTGGCGGGAATAAGGAACAGCGCCACGCCGGTGCGATCGCCCGGTTCGCCGTGGATGCGCGCAGGGACGATGAAGGCGTCGGCACCGCCGCCTGCAGCGCAGAACGGCTTGGTGCCGCTGAGCCGCCAGCTGTCACCCTTTGCAACCGCACATGTCTCCAGCCAGCAGAGGCCATCTCGCGCGCGCTCGTCCAGCGCGGCCAGTGCGAGGCGCTTCTCGCCGGATACCACGGCCTCGATCCATGAGTTCAGCAGCGGCTCGCGCGCGGTCATGGCGAACAGGCGGCCTGCCATCATCACGGACTCTGCCAAGGGTTCCACGACCAGGCCACGGCCCAGCGCCTCGAACACGATGGCGACGCCGGTGGCATCAAGGTCCAGCCCGCCCAGGTCTTCGGCGAACGGCGCCGCGATCAGCCCGAGTTCGCCCAGCAGCTGCCAGTTACTGGAGGAGAACCCGCAAGGCTCTGCCAGGAACGCGCGGCGGCTATCGTGATCGTAGCGATCGGCGACGAACCGATCGGCCAGCGCCTTCAGCATTTCCTCGTCTTCGCTGAGATCGAAGTTCACAGTCCACTCCCGGTATCCGCCGTTCGTAGTACCACCGCGTCGAAGTCGATCGCTGCTGAGCAAAAGGCTAGTCACGCCCATGTCGATCCTGGTGCACGCGATTGTGCCACTCGAACACGCGGTCTAAGAAGGCTTGGGAGAGAAGCTTAATGGCGCTGTTATCACAGGATCACATCGACGCTGTGCGGGTGACGTCGGCTGCAGGCGTTCGGCCGGCTGCCGAAGCGTTGCATGCGATCGCCCAGGGGCTAGGCATGCGCGTTGCCCCGGCGCACGACATCGCCGACAAGCGCACCCCTGTGGATGCCGACGGTGGCATGTTAGCGACGGAGGTGTTCGGCTGGGATACCGACGAGCGGGTCTGGTGGCGCAACTCGCGCATCGCGCTGGACAGCCCGCTGACCACCGCCTGCCGTTTCGAGAGCCAGCCGTTCTGGGTCAACGCCGAGGGTTTTCGCACGCGCGAGCCTAACGCATACCTGGCCTCGATCGACCTCTCCAACTTCGAGCATCGGGCGATGACCTGGGCCGCGATCGGCGTGCCGGTCCATCTGCCGTTCGGCCAGATCGGCGCGGTCAGCTTCAATCCGCTCGATCGTGGCAAGACCGACCTCACCGAGGAATTCGCGCTCTACTCGGACGCGCTGGGGCTCTATGCCCGCACGTTCATCGCCACTTACGTGCAGGTGATGGGGTCGGCCCAGGCCCTGCCATCCGGATCGCGCCTGTCGAAGCGCGAGGTGGAGTGCCTGCGCTGGGCGGCGATCGGCAAGACAGACATGGAGATCAGCATGATCATGTCGCGCAGCCGGGCGACGGTGCGGTTCCACATCCACAACGCCGCCACCAAGCTGAACGCGGTCAATCGCAGCCAGACAGTCTTCAAGGCCGCGCAGCTGGGCTACATCTCGCTTCAGAAGTGAGGTTCTAGCTCACGCTTAGGTTCCGCCGCGGCGCGGTCTTCGAGCATCAGCTGCGCACCGCGCAAGCCTAGCGCCATGGCCGGAGCATTGGTGTTGCCGGTGACGTGGCCGGGCATGACCGAGCAGTCCGCCACTCGCACGCCTTGCACCCCGTTCACCCGCAGCCGCGGGTCGACCACGGCCTTCGGATCGCTGCCCATCCGGCAAGAGCGGATGGCGTGGAGCCCGCAGCTGGACAAACGGCGGAACATGGCGAGCACGTCCTCGTCACTCTCGACCTGCGCACCCGGCACCAGTTCCGCTCCCACCATCCGATCGAGCGGAGGCGCCGCCATGTAGGCGCGCATCTTGCGCACCAGGGCGATGGCGGACGTGCGATCATGCTGCGTGCTCAGGAAGTTGTGCAGGATGTGCGGCGGAGCCTCCGCAGCAGGGCCGGTCGCCCGCACGCTGCTCTCGCTGGTGAGGCGCAGGAGCTGGCCGTAGATCGTCACGCCGGGCTTGGGATCGATCTTGTCGAGCGGGACCGGGGCCTTGTCGTCGCCGACCTTGAACGTGTAGCCGCCCAAGTAGAACTGCGCATCGGTGCGACTATCGGGATGCGCGACGTTGCAGAACGCGCCGACCTCGAAAGGTCCCGTCGCGAGCACGCCGTCGCGGCGCAGCAAGTACCGCAGCATCGCGAGCGCCGCGCCCAGGCCGAAGAAGCTCTTATTGGTGCCCTTGCCGTGGTCGAGCCGGAACGGCATCGACAGCGACAAGTGCTCGATCATCCTCTCGCCGACATCGGGAGAGTGCGCCACCAGCGGGATGCCGGCGAGCGCGAGCCGGCCCGCATCGCCGATGCCTGAGCGCTGCAACAGCAACGGGCTTTCCATGGCTCCGGCGCTGATCACTATCTCGCCAGCGCAGTCGAAACGCTGCGGCTTGCCATCGACCACCACGTCGATGCCGATCGCGCGGGTGCCATCGAACACGATCCGCTCGGCCGTGACGCCTGTCATTACCGTGACGTTGGGCCGCTTGCGCGCGACTGCCAGATAGGTGCGCGCCGAGGACTCGCGACGGCCATTGCGGATGTTGTGGCTGTAATAGCCGACACGCGGTCCGGCAGTGGCATTGAGGTCGTCCACACGCCGCAGTCCAAGCGCCTCGCCCGCCTCGATCATGCGTTCGGCCAAGGGGTATGTGTGGCAGGCCGGGTCGACACGAACGAGGCCACCGCTGCCGCGCATCTCGGAAGGTCCGGCCGCGTGGTCTTCTAGTTCCAGGAAGGCAGCCGTCATGCTCGCGCCGTTCCATCCGGTCGCGCCGCACTCGCTTTCCCAGGCGTCGTAGTCGGCCGGCTCGCCGCGGCTCCAGATCATGCCGTTGATCGAGGATGAGCCGCCCAGGCCCTTGCCGCGAATCCAGACCTCGCCGGCGCCGGGATCGTTGGCGCCTTCCTCGCGTGGCTGCGCGACATGGTAGGCCCACATGTGCTCAGGCTTCTTGACCAGCTTGGCCACGCCTTTGGGCAGGGTCACCCAGAAGCTGTCGTTCTCACCACCGGCTTCGAGCACCAGCACTTGCGAGCGACCGTCCGCGCTCAGCCGTTCGGCCATCACGCAACCGGCGCTCCCGGCACCGACGATGATGTAGTCCCATTGCCTGCTCATGGCTTGTGCTCTCCCGCCGGCATGGGTCGCACGAACTAGCGGTTTGGCTACCCTAGCGTTTTGGTGAGTCAAAATGCGGGCGGGGGCAGGCTTAAAAAGCTGACATGACCGGAGAGATCAACCGGGGCGGAGAAGAGATGCGCGCCATAGCCGAAGGCCTGTTCACCGACGAGACGCCTGCGCGTCTGATCGGTGGCAAGGACCGGGAAACCGGCCGCATCGTCTTCCCCTGTCCATCGACCGCGACGCACGACCCCGTGCCGCTTTCGCGGGAGGGCAAGCTGTGGTCCTACACGGTGCAACGGTTCCGCCCCAAGAGCCCGCCGTACGCGGGACCTGAGGCGTTCGCGCCGTGGGTGGTCGCCTATGTCGAACTGCCGGGCGAGGTCATCGTCGAGGCGAGGCTGGACGATGTCGCGTTCGAGGACGTGGCGGTCGGCATGCCGGTGCGCTTCCAGCCGGGGCTGCTCGACCGGAACGATCCGAACAGCACCCGCATACCCGCATTCGTGCCGGCGGAACTCGCTGCATGAGCGACGTGTGCATCGTGGGCATCGGCATCCACAAGTTCGGCCGGACCGATGGCCTGTCGGGCCTCGACCAGGGCGTGCATGCGGTGCGCGAAGCGATGGCGGACGCCGGGATCGACTGGCGCCAAGTACAATTCGCCTATGGAAGCTCTGACGCCGCGGGCAATCCCGACACCATGGTCGATCGCCTGGGCCTCACCGGCGTGCAGTTCATCAACGTGCGCAACGGCTGCGCGGCGGGCGGCTCGGCCTTGTTCAGCGCGCAGATGGCGATCAAGTCGGGCGAGTTCGACATCGGCCTTGCCGTCGGCTTCGACAAGCATCCACGCGGCGCCTTCAACGCGCTGCCTTCCGAGTACAACCTGCCCGATTGGTACGGCGAAGTGGGCCAGATGGTCACCACCCAGTTCTTCGCCGCCAAGATCATGCGCTACATGAGCCTGTTCGGCATCTCGCAGACCTCGCTGGGGCGGGTTGCGGAGAAGGCGTTCCGCAATGCCGTCCACGCGCCCCACGCCTGGCGCCGCGAGCCGGTCTCGCTCGAGGACATCCTGGACGCGCCCTTGGTCAGCGATCCTTACACCAAGTACATGTTCTGCTCGCCCGCCGAGGGCGGTGTTGCGCTGATCCTCGCCAGCGAGAAGAAGGCGCGTGAACTGGGCAAGCCGCTGATCCGCCTCAAGGCCGCGACCATGCGCACCCGGCCGCCGCACAGCTTCGAGGTATTCGCGCCGTCGGTGGACGTGGTGGAGGACGACACCCGCCCGCGGCCGACTGCCTCGCGCATCGCTTCGGCGGACGCGTTCAAGGCGTCCGGCATCGGGCCCGGCGACATCGACGTCGCGCAACTGCAAGACACCGAAGCTGGCGCCGAGATCATGCACATGGCCGAGAACGGCTTTTGCGCCGACGGCGAGCAGGAGCAGTGGCTGGCGGAAGGCCGCACCGAGATCGGCGGCGCGCTGCCGGTCAACACCGACGGCGGCTGCCTCGCCTGCGGCGAGCCGATCGGCGCCTCCGGCTTGCGCCAGGTCTACGAGAACGTGGTGCAGCTGCGCGGACATGGCGGCGGCCGTCAGGTGCCGGGCGGTCCCCGGACCGCCTACAGCCACGTCTATGGTGCGCCGGGCGTCTCTGCCGTCACGATACTGGAACGCTGAAAGCCCATGGATATCGAACTTTCCCCACAGGATGCCGCCTTTCGTGACGAGGTGCGCACGTTCCTGCGGGATCATCTGCCCGCGGAGGTGAAGGCCGGCGGGGCCGCGACACCGTCGGTCTTCGTCGAGCCCGAGATCGGCCAGGCTTGGAACGCCGTGCTGAACAAGCAGGGCTGGCTGGGTTACCAATGGCCGGCCGCGCATGGCGGCACCGGCTGGACGCCGATCCAGCGCTACCTGTTCGAGAAGGAATGCGCCCTTGCCGGTGCGCCCAACCTGACGGTGCTGGGACTGAAGTTGCTCGCCCCGGTGATCTACACCTTCGGTACGGAGCAGCAGAAGAGCCACTACCTGCCGCGCATCCTCAGCGGCGAGGATTACTGGTGCCAGGGCTTCTCCGAGCCGGGTTCGGGATCGGACCTTGCCAGCCTGGCCACCCGCGCGGTGCGGCAGGGTGACCACTACGTCGTCAACGGCTCCAAGATCTGGACCACCCACGCGCATCACGCCACGGGCATGTTCACCCTGGTGCGCACGAACCCCGAGGTGAAGAAGCAGGCGGGCATCTCTTTCCTGCTGATCGATCTGGCGAGCCCCGGCGTCTCTGTGCGTCCGATCCTGACTTCGGCCGGCGATCATGAGGTCAACCAGGTTTTCCTGGAAGACGTCGTCGTGCCGGCCGAGAACCTGGTGGGCGAGGAAGGGCAGGGCTGGACGATCGCCAAGTTCCTGCTGGAGAACGAGCGCGGCGGTTCGTGTCACGCGCCCAAGCTCGGCTACGATCTCGACCAGATCGAAGAGGCTGC contains:
- a CDS encoding acyl-CoA dehydrogenase family protein; protein product: MDIELSPQDAAFRDEVRTFLRDHLPAEVKAGGAATPSVFVEPEIGQAWNAVLNKQGWLGYQWPAAHGGTGWTPIQRYLFEKECALAGAPNLTVLGLKLLAPVIYTFGTEQQKSHYLPRILSGEDYWCQGFSEPGSGSDLASLATRAVRQGDHYVVNGSKIWTTHAHHATGMFTLVRTNPEVKKQAGISFLLIDLASPGVSVRPILTSAGDHEVNQVFLEDVVVPAENLVGEEGQGWTIAKFLLENERGGSCHAPKLGYDLDQIEEAATDESDGRGGRLADQVDWKRRVAQTRLSVNALEMIELKIISEVAKGRPPGPQTSLTKLLASNLRQEIDLLAVDLYGPAGLQLETERPLYGDNAPAAVHSKGAQVAAARYLNSRAWTIFGGTNEVQSTIIAKSVLGL